The sequence TGAAAAGAAGATATCTGTAATGCGAGATACACGAATAGGCACAGGAGGAATGGCTTACTTCGTCATGGTGGCCCTTGTCACATTTGCAGGTCTAACATCAGCACCTGCAGCTTTGATACTCCCAGTGATCATTGTAGCAGAGGTAGCAGCTAAAATGGGTATTGTCACATGTGCGAGTTTTTCAGAGGCATTTCCAGACGGCACAGGGAGGTTCTTCATTGAATCCATGAACAAGAAGCTCTTGCTGCTTTCACTGGTTCTGTCATCAGCCATTGGGTTTTTAGCCCTCAACTTAACCGGAGTAATTGGAGTGATTGGAGGATTTTTGGGGGGGGCTTTGATTGCAACTGTTGCTCGAAGAAACTTCAAATGGGCAACAGGAGACATACTTGGAACATCCAATGAAATTGGAAGGATGTTGTCCCTGATACTCATGGCATGGATCTTGCTGGTTTAGACAACTGGAATTAAATCCCACAATTAACACTAAAATAACTTCAATCA is a genomic window of Methanobacterium congolense containing:
- the cobS gene encoding adenosylcobinamide-GDP ribazoletransferase, translating into MQDNDENNSINNSSAGGLRGIAGLVSFSTILPLNIHTSIEEMARFTWFWPVIGGFIGILAGAFGFFLLNMVQIPQIIAAALIYSFMIWFNGFHHLDGLMDFGDGMMVHGTPEKKISVMRDTRIGTGGMAYFVMVALVTFAGLTSAPAALILPVIIVAEVAAKMGIVTCASFSEAFPDGTGRFFIESMNKKLLLLSLVLSSAIGFLALNLTGVIGVIGGFLGGALIATVARRNFKWATGDILGTSNEIGRMLSLILMAWILLV